TTTCAGCGCCTGGATTTTTAACTTCCGCAACAGCCGTAGGAGACGAAGATATTGTTGTAATGATCCATTGTTGGTTGGTCTGATTCATGTATTCCCACTGATTTGCCCCTGCCCCGTCAGCAAGGTCGGCTGATACTATCCCCATTGCCTTCCCGCTATTTTGGTTAATAAGCCTGAAATATTGTGAATCGATACTATCAATAGTCCACTTCTGATTATAGCCGTTGTTATATGCCGCTAATTGAACTGTACCGCCGTTATCCATTGACGCATTGGTTACTTCCAGAGCTTTACCACTGGCAGGATCGGTTATTTTATAAAAACCTTCACCAACATCGGTGATCACCCATTGCTGATTTGTTCCGTTAATGTATGTACTTTGTTCAACCTTAACTCCATCTGTATTTACCTGTAAGGCTTTATCACTGTGACGGGCAACAATCTTAAACGTTTTTCCGGATTCTATCGCTTTATTGCTCCTATTTGTATATGGAGACAATTTCAGCAAATCGGCCTGTACATAACGAGGCCAATAGAAATATTTGTCGTTAAAAGAAGGCCCCCATGGTTCATAACAATTTACTGAGTATGAAATGGAATATTTTCCTGGCGTATATAAATCGTCATGAAAATTAGGCATGTAGTTCCAGTAATTAACTTCTTCGGGCACCTGGAAAAGCAAAATGGATTTAGTCCACGGCCCAACCGGAGTTGGCGCAAATGTAAGCTTTTCCTGACCACTCATGGGATCACTAATAAGCAGCGCATAATTACCGGGGCCAAGTTTCTTTGCATCATTAGCCACATAAGAACAAACGTGACTGGCACTATCTTTAATTGAAAACCATCCGTATTTGGTATTATAAAACTGCCAGGGCGTTGTGGCTCCGATTAAATCGCCCTTTTTGGCCCGGGCAATTTTCGTGTACCCACCA
This genomic interval from Bacteroidota bacterium contains the following:
- a CDS encoding RICIN domain-containing protein encodes the protein WYNDSSDPKNSHGGWHQYRFPFKSKNPSAILKFYYRTVSDYHLDDVEVLDQSDGTIDVYTTCMWHHNRTGYGWYNADNDVSVTLPDGRVAWFFNDTFLGTNNPFDNVFTNGNFVRNSMVVQDKNKKLTTMYSKAGGNGNTYFIPTEPDPNGYPNQLFWVADGVVEGGKLKEMLVEVDYPSGGSTQATGRNYLASFNLSTLELESIDRMPSGYDYESILDDGDYYYLYGGVNVGLGGYTKIARAKKGDLIGATTPWQFYNTKYGWFSIKDSASHVCSYVANDAKKLGPGNYALLISDPMSGQEKLTFAPTPVGPWTKSILLFQVPEEVNYWNYMPNFHDDLYTPGKYSISYSVNCYEPWGPSFNDKYFYWPRYVQADLLKLSPYTNRSNKAIESGKTFKIVARHSDKALQVNTDGVKVEQSTYINGTNQQWVITDVGEGFYKITDPASGKALEVTNASMDNGGTVQLAAYNNGYNQKWTIDSIDSQYFRLINQNSGKAMGIVSADLADGAGANQWEYMNQTNQQWIITTISSSPTAVAEVKNPGAERVALYPNPASDVLYVSGLDGNAAMSVYNMQGVKICGVVGKEVDVSGLAPGSYLLRIKIGNDLITKFF